One part of the Terrimicrobium sacchariphilum genome encodes these proteins:
- a CDS encoding YqiJ family protein: protein MIHFLLASENTPFTIALVLMVAIGALELVFSIFGPGLSHLIETGLPDLNHELGDMAPHDAHALDDVPSPLSKLLGWLRIGQVPLLILFVVFLTAFGVIGLALQFTLASLTKFLLPAPVAGIVAFLGAIPCVRTGGGLLAKILPRDETTAVSEDSFVGRIAVITNGTARRGSPAEARLQDQHRQSHYIFVEPDVEGEEFPSGSTVLIVEKHANIYRAIHNPNSALVD from the coding sequence ATGATCCATTTCCTCCTGGCCTCCGAAAATACGCCCTTCACCATCGCGCTCGTTCTCATGGTCGCCATCGGTGCGCTGGAGTTGGTTTTTTCCATCTTCGGCCCCGGGCTTTCCCACCTGATCGAGACCGGCCTGCCGGATCTCAATCACGAGTTGGGAGACATGGCTCCGCATGACGCGCATGCGCTGGATGATGTGCCGTCGCCGCTTTCGAAGCTGCTCGGATGGCTCAGGATCGGACAGGTGCCTCTGCTCATTCTCTTCGTCGTCTTCCTCACGGCGTTTGGGGTGATCGGGTTGGCGCTCCAGTTCACGCTGGCGAGCCTGACGAAGTTCCTCTTGCCCGCTCCCGTGGCGGGAATCGTCGCCTTTCTCGGTGCGATCCCCTGCGTGCGGACGGGCGGCGGTCTTCTCGCGAAGATCCTGCCGCGTGATGAAACGACGGCGGTCTCGGAGGATAGCTTCGTGGGCCGTATCGCCGTCATCACCAACGGCACAGCACGCCGGGGAAGCCCGGCGGAAGCACGCCTCCAGGATCAGCACAGGCAAAGCCACTACATTTTCGTGGAGCCCGATGTGGAGGGGGAGGAATTCCCATCGGGCTCCACCGTCCTCATCGTCGAAAAGCACGCCAACATTTACCGGGCCATTCACAATCCCAACTCGGCCCTCGTTGATTAA
- a CDS encoding type II secretion system protein, whose amino-acid sequence MIRSSRGFTLIELLIVIAIIGILMALLFPAVGSAIDAARRAQAKNDVTQIATAITAYETEYGRLPGTNSSDNEATVTKTLVETLTAQSTNDNPRKITFIEVNSWKKGKSGTNASGDFLDPWGGSYYVALDYNYDNSLTGVGTNNTNVRKKVAVWNDPSSQKDNPSAGQKTRRYVNSWE is encoded by the coding sequence ATGATTCGTTCCTCCCGCGGCTTTACGCTCATTGAGCTTCTGATCGTCATTGCCATCATCGGCATCCTGATGGCCCTTCTCTTTCCGGCTGTCGGCTCCGCCATCGACGCCGCCCGCCGCGCCCAGGCCAAGAACGACGTGACGCAGATCGCCACGGCGATCACCGCCTACGAGACCGAATACGGTCGGCTCCCCGGCACCAACTCCTCGGACAACGAGGCCACAGTCACCAAGACTCTCGTCGAGACCCTCACCGCGCAAAGCACCAACGACAATCCGCGCAAGATCACCTTCATCGAGGTCAACTCCTGGAAGAAGGGCAAAAGTGGCACAAACGCTTCCGGTGATTTCCTCGATCCCTGGGGCGGCAGCTACTATGTTGCTCTCGATTACAATTACGACAACAGCCTCACCGGGGTGGGAACAAACAACACCAACGTCCGGAAGAAGGTCGCTGTGTGGAACGACCCCTCCTCCCAGAAGGACAATCCGTCCGCTGGCCAGAAGACTCGTCGTTACGTCAACTCCTGGGAGTAA
- a CDS encoding PspA/IM30 family protein encodes MKETLAARVGRIISGGAHKIVEAIENAAPETVLEQALREIDGAVDEVRAELGTVAARKHLASERLMEENRKHEDLAEKIELALKENREDLAEAAVARQIDIEAQIPLLENTIADAEDKTRELEGMIAALQARKREMAEDLRQYRVAAEAKAQASTPTLESGGSWERRAEQAQAAFDRIIEKQTGLPPKGNLGNEAKLAELEDLARKNRIQERLIAAKAKLSPS; translated from the coding sequence ATGAAAGAAACCCTCGCTGCCCGAGTCGGGCGAATCATTAGCGGCGGAGCGCACAAGATCGTCGAGGCGATCGAGAACGCGGCTCCGGAAACCGTGCTCGAGCAGGCCCTGCGCGAGATCGACGGTGCTGTCGATGAGGTGCGGGCCGAACTCGGCACCGTGGCTGCGCGCAAGCATCTGGCCAGCGAGCGCCTCATGGAGGAAAACCGCAAGCACGAGGATCTCGCCGAGAAAATCGAGCTGGCGCTAAAGGAGAACCGAGAGGATCTGGCCGAGGCCGCCGTGGCCCGGCAGATCGACATCGAGGCGCAGATTCCGCTGCTGGAAAACACCATCGCCGATGCCGAGGACAAGACCCGCGAGCTGGAAGGCATGATCGCCGCCCTGCAGGCGCGCAAGCGCGAGATGGCGGAGGATTTGCGTCAATACCGCGTCGCCGCCGAGGCAAAGGCCCAGGCGAGCACGCCGACGCTGGAATCCGGCGGAAGCTGGGAGCGCCGGGCTGAGCAGGCGCAGGCGGCCTTTGACCGCATCATTGAAAAACAGACCGGACTCCCGCCCAAGGGCAACCTCGGCAACGAGGCGAAGCTCGCGGAGTTGGAAGACCTGGCACGAAAGAACCGCATTCAAGAAAGACTTATCGCCGCAAAAGCGAAACTATCCCCGTCATGA
- a CDS encoding flotillin family protein produces the protein MNEFSNIIFILVVAGIVLVALFTIGLIVARLYHRASKETSFVRTGFGGQRVIMSGGAIVVPVLHETIPVNMNTLRLEVRRANEQALITKDRMRVDVQAEFYVRVKPTAEAVADAAQTLGRRTTNPQLLKELVEGKFVDALRAVAAAMNMEELHEQRVDFVQRVQQAVSEDLRKNGLELESVSLTSLDQTSQQFFNPQNAFDAQGLTKLTQEIEARRKQRNDIEQETAVQIQMKNLEAERQSLEITREAEYARLEQAREVEIRRAAQSAEIAAERAAKEREAKEAEITAKQAVDQAQILAERAISEERIRTEQTLKQRDIEKIKAVETAEVEKTKAVELSEQDRAIAVAAKSKQQSEAETIASHARALSVKAAEEVITVKEREIAERQKQIELVEAAKQAEREAIGVTVAAEAEKQAAQDRAEAARIAAQGEAEAEKLRAEAAEKRYSVDAAGTRALHEAENVLSAEVIAMKIQQAILANLPQIIRESVKPMERIDGIKIVQVGGLNGEGAPANGATVSADGGNLADQVVSSALRYRTQAPLVDTLLKEVGIDGASVNGLTQAVKSAFRPVEHGNGEAPQQTGNN, from the coding sequence ATGAACGAGTTCAGCAACATCATTTTCATCCTTGTCGTCGCCGGCATCGTGCTGGTGGCGCTCTTTACCATCGGCCTCATCGTGGCCCGGCTATACCATCGCGCCTCGAAGGAGACGTCCTTCGTTCGCACGGGCTTCGGCGGCCAGCGCGTCATCATGAGCGGCGGCGCGATCGTGGTGCCCGTGCTGCATGAGACGATTCCCGTCAACATGAACACGCTGCGCCTCGAGGTGCGTCGCGCCAATGAGCAGGCGCTCATCACCAAGGACCGCATGCGCGTTGACGTGCAGGCCGAGTTTTACGTCCGCGTGAAGCCCACCGCCGAAGCCGTGGCTGATGCCGCACAGACGCTGGGCCGCCGCACGACGAATCCCCAACTACTCAAGGAGCTCGTCGAGGGCAAATTCGTCGACGCCCTGCGCGCCGTGGCCGCCGCGATGAACATGGAGGAGTTGCACGAGCAGCGCGTGGATTTCGTCCAGCGGGTGCAGCAGGCCGTATCGGAGGATTTGCGCAAGAACGGTCTGGAGCTCGAGTCGGTGTCCCTCACCTCGCTCGACCAGACGAGCCAGCAGTTCTTTAACCCGCAGAATGCCTTTGACGCCCAGGGTCTGACCAAGCTCACGCAGGAGATCGAGGCGCGTCGCAAGCAGCGCAACGACATCGAGCAGGAGACCGCCGTGCAGATCCAGATGAAGAACCTGGAGGCCGAGCGCCAGAGCCTCGAGATCACGCGAGAGGCGGAGTACGCTCGCCTGGAGCAGGCCCGCGAGGTCGAGATCCGCCGCGCAGCCCAATCTGCGGAAATCGCCGCCGAGCGTGCCGCCAAGGAACGCGAGGCCAAGGAGGCCGAGATCACCGCGAAACAGGCCGTCGACCAGGCGCAGATCCTCGCCGAGCGAGCCATCTCCGAGGAGCGCATCCGCACCGAGCAGACACTCAAGCAGCGCGACATCGAGAAGATCAAAGCCGTCGAAACCGCAGAGGTGGAGAAGACCAAGGCGGTCGAGCTCTCCGAGCAGGATCGCGCCATCGCGGTCGCGGCCAAGTCCAAGCAGCAGTCGGAAGCCGAAACCATCGCCTCTCACGCCCGGGCTCTTTCAGTCAAGGCGGCGGAGGAAGTCATCACCGTGAAGGAGCGCGAGATCGCCGAGCGCCAAAAGCAGATCGAACTCGTCGAAGCCGCAAAGCAAGCCGAGCGTGAAGCCATCGGCGTGACGGTCGCCGCCGAGGCGGAGAAGCAAGCTGCGCAGGATCGCGCCGAGGCCGCCCGCATCGCTGCGCAAGGCGAGGCGGAAGCCGAGAAGCTCCGTGCCGAGGCCGCGGAGAAGCGTTACTCGGTGGACGCCGCCGGTACGCGTGCCCTGCACGAGGCTGAGAACGTTCTCTCCGCCGAGGTGATCGCAATGAAAATCCAGCAGGCCATCCTGGCCAACCTCCCGCAGATCATCCGCGAGAGCGTGAAGCCGATGGAACGCATCGACGGCATCAAGATCGTGCAGGTGGGCGGCTTGAATGGCGAAGGTGCTCCGGCCAATGGCGCGACGGTTTCCGCCGATGGCGGCAATCTCGCCGACCAGGTGGTATCGAGCGCCCTGCGCTACCGCACCCAGGCTCCGCTCGTCGACACGCTGCTCAAGGAAGTCGGCATCGATGGCGCGAGCGTGAACGGACTGACGCAGGCGGTGAAATCCGCCTTCCGCCCCGTCGAGCACGGCAACGGCGAGGCGCCGCAGCAGACCGGCAACAATTAA
- the rnr gene encoding ribonuclease R — MPRPKTPSKARQPAMNLREAILKAITDRPLDKVEISKVLRLPPQNRTKLRDLLRQMEVDGDVARIRKDRYVIPRDADLFTGTIQFHASGAAHVLNEKAGQPDLYVSGENTFVALHGDRVVARVNRPRPGAARGETPGRLEGVVIRILERGNATIVGTLQRSRNFFYVAADDPRFVHNLYVPAPKPPIAAREGDKVVALLDSWPSRHVNPEGHIVEVLGRTGAPGVDMLSIIRKHHLPAGFPPEVQKEAEAISPIIDEREAARREDLRGRFIFTIDPDDARDFDDAIDVERTANGWRVGVHIADVSHYVRPRNALDREAYSRGNSVYLADRVIPMLPEALSNGICSLRPDEDRLTFSVFAEIDRRGKILSARFARTIIRSKVRLTYRQAFAHLQKPAHDDLTRKLHTAWELSSLLRKNRFAHGSLDLDFPEVKVWLDDQGRPERLEKVENDISHQLIEELMLLANELVARELKRHRQATVYRVHEMPDEDRLLEYRETALANGFRIGDLSKRDELQKLLRLVRGRPQEYAIKLGLLKSLKRARYAPDPLGHYGLNKADYAHFTSPIRRYADLVVHRSLERVLGLTKKGPDSSVLASVSEHISNTERVAAEAEKESVKLKKLEYFQMQVAKGNGEAFKARIMEVRNFGIFVELPDFLISGLVHVSSLDGDFYMLDVPRGRLVGRKTKKVFQVGDTVEVIVARVDTYKQQIDFKIV; from the coding sequence ATGCCAAGGCCCAAAACCCCGAGTAAGGCCCGTCAGCCTGCGATGAACCTCCGCGAGGCCATCCTCAAAGCCATTACCGATCGCCCCTTGGACAAGGTGGAAATCTCCAAGGTGCTGCGGCTTCCGCCCCAAAATCGGACCAAGCTGCGCGATCTCCTGCGTCAGATGGAGGTCGATGGCGATGTCGCCCGCATTCGCAAGGATCGCTACGTCATTCCGCGCGATGCCGATCTATTCACTGGAACGATCCAGTTTCACGCCAGTGGTGCCGCCCATGTCCTGAATGAAAAGGCGGGCCAGCCTGATCTTTACGTAAGCGGAGAGAATACCTTCGTCGCCCTACATGGCGACCGGGTGGTCGCCCGGGTGAATCGCCCGAGACCAGGTGCCGCGCGGGGCGAAACACCCGGCAGGCTCGAGGGCGTCGTCATTCGCATCCTGGAGCGGGGGAATGCCACCATCGTCGGCACCCTCCAAAGGTCGCGCAACTTCTTCTACGTCGCCGCCGACGATCCGCGGTTCGTGCATAATCTCTATGTGCCCGCCCCGAAGCCGCCCATCGCGGCCAGGGAGGGAGACAAGGTCGTGGCTCTGCTCGATTCCTGGCCGTCGCGCCATGTGAATCCCGAGGGGCACATCGTCGAGGTGCTCGGCCGTACGGGCGCTCCCGGCGTGGACATGCTCTCAATCATCCGCAAGCACCACCTGCCTGCCGGATTCCCGCCGGAGGTGCAAAAGGAGGCCGAGGCCATCTCGCCAATCATCGACGAGCGTGAGGCCGCGCGGCGCGAGGACTTGCGCGGACGGTTCATTTTCACGATCGATCCCGACGACGCCCGCGACTTCGACGACGCCATCGACGTCGAGCGCACGGCCAATGGCTGGCGCGTCGGAGTGCATATCGCGGACGTTTCGCATTACGTACGACCCCGTAATGCGCTGGATCGGGAGGCATATTCCCGCGGAAATAGTGTTTATCTCGCAGATCGGGTCATTCCCATGCTGCCCGAAGCCTTGAGCAATGGGATTTGCAGCCTCCGGCCCGATGAGGATCGTCTGACCTTTTCCGTCTTCGCCGAGATCGACCGGCGGGGGAAAATCCTCTCGGCGCGATTCGCCCGGACGATCATTCGTAGCAAGGTGCGTCTCACCTACCGGCAGGCTTTTGCCCACCTCCAGAAGCCGGCGCACGACGACCTCACGCGCAAACTTCACACAGCTTGGGAGCTGTCTTCCCTTCTCCGCAAGAATCGTTTTGCCCATGGCTCGCTCGATCTCGATTTTCCCGAGGTCAAGGTCTGGCTCGATGACCAGGGCCGTCCCGAGCGTCTCGAGAAGGTGGAGAATGATATCTCCCACCAACTCATCGAGGAGTTGATGCTCCTCGCAAATGAACTCGTCGCTCGCGAGCTCAAGCGCCATCGGCAGGCCACCGTCTACCGTGTCCACGAGATGCCCGATGAGGACCGGTTGCTGGAATATCGCGAAACCGCCCTGGCCAATGGTTTCCGTATCGGAGACCTCTCGAAGCGAGACGAACTCCAGAAGCTCCTCCGGCTTGTCCGTGGGCGGCCGCAGGAGTACGCCATCAAGCTCGGGCTTCTGAAAAGCCTGAAGCGCGCGCGGTATGCACCTGATCCCCTCGGGCACTATGGTTTGAACAAGGCCGATTACGCTCACTTCACCAGCCCGATCCGGCGCTATGCCGACCTTGTGGTACATCGCTCCCTGGAGCGGGTGCTGGGATTGACCAAGAAAGGGCCGGACTCCTCGGTGCTGGCTTCCGTCTCCGAGCATATTTCCAACACCGAGCGCGTCGCGGCCGAGGCGGAAAAGGAATCCGTCAAGCTCAAGAAACTTGAGTATTTTCAGATGCAGGTCGCCAAGGGAAACGGCGAAGCCTTCAAGGCTCGGATCATGGAGGTGCGAAACTTTGGAATTTTCGTCGAACTCCCCGACTTTCTCATCTCCGGACTCGTCCATGTTTCCTCGCTGGATGGAGATTTTTATATGCTCGATGTCCCGCGGGGGCGTCTAGTTGGCAGAAAAACCAAAAAGGTCTTTCAGGTCGGAGACACGGTCGAGGTGATCGTTGCGCGAGTGGATACCTACAAACAACAAATCGATTTCAAAATCGTCTGA
- the ppdK gene encoding pyruvate, phosphate dikinase codes for MSKKSKSSKPATARKGKYVYYFGDGQADGDGKMRALLGGKGANLAEMTRIGLPVPPGFTITTEVCSYYYDNKRTYPPQLAKQVDEAIAKIEKSVGKGFEGGENPLLLSVRSGARDSMPGMMDTILNLGMNDKTVEIVASKSGNPKFAWDSYRRFLQMYGDVVMGVQKRAGEEHEPFESVIEHLKDERYGNHNFPDMQLTVEDIQELVSRFKALIRERTGKDFPQKPKDQLWGAVSAVFGSWQNDRAIVYRRKYGIPHEWGTAVNVQTMVFGNMGETSATGVAFTRDPASGEKVFYGEYLINAQGEDVVAGVRTPNPVVRLGKEMPESYKQLLKVRDLLETHFRDMQDLEFTIEDNRLYILQTRNGKRTGLAAVKIAVDMVKEKLITKEEALSRIPADSLSHVLAPIFDKESAKKATKIASGLPAGPGAASGRLVLRAEDAVERAHKGDKVLLVRVETSPEDLRGMIAAEGILTARGGVSSHAALVARQMGKVCVCGASDLQIDYATRTVTSNGVTLKEGDYISIDGTAGDVFAGEVKTAPSEVVQVLVSKTLKPEKSKAYQDFAALMTWADKVRRLDIRTNADTPEQVENAVGFGAEGVGLCRTEHMFFEGDRIDAMREMILARNTDDRRKALEKLLPFQREDFIGIFRSLDGLPATIRLLDPPLHEFLPHDHAQQSALSNKLGIPQEEIAKRVHELHEFNPMLGHRGCRLGIVYPEISEMQARAIFEAAAQVQSEGIRVRPEVMIPLVGFPKELKLQIEIVNRVAKEVIKEKKVKFKYLVGTMIEVPRAALVADKIAEDAEFFSFGTNDLTQTTLGMSRDDSGSFIPAYTEHEIIAANPFATIDQDGVGELMKIARDRARKVRKDIKLGICGEHGGEPKSVEFCHALGLNYVSCSPFRVPIARLAAAQAVLKEKK; via the coding sequence ATGTCGAAAAAATCCAAGTCCTCCAAACCCGCAACCGCCCGCAAGGGTAAATACGTCTACTATTTCGGAGACGGCCAGGCCGACGGCGACGGCAAGATGCGTGCGCTTCTCGGCGGCAAGGGTGCCAACCTTGCAGAAATGACCCGTATCGGTCTGCCGGTTCCTCCCGGATTCACGATCACCACGGAAGTTTGTTCCTACTACTACGACAACAAGCGCACCTACCCGCCGCAGCTCGCCAAGCAGGTCGACGAGGCGATTGCCAAGATCGAGAAGTCGGTCGGCAAGGGTTTCGAGGGTGGTGAAAACCCGCTTCTCCTCTCTGTCCGCTCGGGCGCCCGCGACTCCATGCCCGGCATGATGGACACGATTCTCAACCTCGGCATGAACGACAAGACGGTTGAGATCGTTGCCTCCAAGTCCGGCAACCCGAAGTTTGCCTGGGACAGCTACCGCCGCTTCCTCCAGATGTACGGCGACGTCGTCATGGGCGTCCAGAAGCGCGCCGGTGAAGAGCACGAGCCTTTCGAAAGCGTGATCGAGCACCTCAAGGACGAGCGCTACGGTAATCACAACTTCCCCGACATGCAGCTCACCGTCGAGGACATCCAGGAGCTCGTCTCCCGTTTCAAGGCCCTCATCCGCGAGCGTACCGGCAAGGATTTCCCGCAGAAGCCCAAGGATCAGCTCTGGGGCGCAGTCAGCGCCGTCTTCGGCTCCTGGCAGAACGACCGCGCGATCGTCTATCGCCGCAAGTACGGCATCCCGCACGAGTGGGGCACGGCCGTCAACGTGCAGACCATGGTCTTCGGCAACATGGGTGAGACCAGCGCCACCGGCGTGGCCTTTACCCGCGACCCCGCCTCCGGCGAGAAGGTGTTCTACGGTGAGTACCTCATCAACGCCCAGGGTGAAGACGTCGTGGCCGGCGTGCGTACGCCGAACCCGGTCGTCCGCCTCGGCAAGGAGATGCCCGAATCCTACAAGCAGCTCCTCAAGGTTCGCGACCTGCTCGAGACGCACTTCCGCGACATGCAGGATCTCGAGTTCACCATCGAGGACAACCGCCTCTACATCCTTCAGACCCGTAACGGCAAGCGCACCGGCCTCGCCGCTGTGAAGATCGCCGTCGACATGGTGAAGGAGAAGCTCATCACCAAGGAAGAGGCTCTTTCCCGCATCCCGGCGGATTCCCTCAGCCACGTGCTCGCCCCGATCTTCGACAAGGAGAGCGCCAAGAAGGCTACCAAGATCGCCAGCGGTCTCCCCGCCGGCCCCGGCGCCGCCAGCGGTCGTCTCGTGCTTCGTGCCGAGGACGCCGTGGAGCGCGCCCACAAGGGTGACAAGGTTCTCCTCGTCCGCGTCGAGACCTCGCCGGAAGACCTTCGCGGCATGATCGCCGCCGAGGGCATCCTGACCGCCCGTGGCGGTGTCAGCTCGCACGCCGCACTCGTTGCCCGTCAGATGGGCAAGGTCTGCGTCTGCGGAGCCAGCGATCTCCAGATCGACTACGCCACCCGCACCGTCACCTCCAATGGCGTGACGCTCAAGGAAGGCGACTACATCTCCATCGACGGCACCGCCGGTGACGTCTTCGCCGGTGAGGTGAAGACCGCTCCCTCGGAAGTCGTGCAGGTGCTCGTCAGCAAGACCCTCAAGCCCGAGAAGAGCAAGGCCTATCAGGACTTCGCCGCTCTCATGACCTGGGCCGACAAGGTTCGCCGCCTCGACATCCGCACCAACGCGGACACGCCGGAGCAGGTGGAAAACGCCGTGGGCTTTGGCGCCGAGGGCGTCGGCCTCTGCCGTACCGAGCACATGTTCTTCGAAGGCGACCGCATCGACGCCATGCGCGAGATGATCCTCGCCCGCAACACGGACGACCGCCGCAAGGCGCTCGAGAAGCTCCTGCCCTTCCAGCGCGAGGACTTCATCGGCATCTTCCGCTCGCTCGACGGCCTCCCGGCCACCATCCGCCTGCTCGATCCTCCGCTCCACGAGTTCCTGCCGCACGACCACGCTCAGCAGAGCGCCCTGTCGAACAAGCTCGGCATCCCTCAGGAAGAGATCGCCAAGCGCGTGCACGAGCTGCATGAGTTTAACCCGATGCTCGGTCATCGTGGCTGCCGTCTCGGCATCGTCTACCCTGAGATCTCCGAGATGCAGGCCCGCGCCATCTTCGAGGCCGCTGCCCAGGTGCAGAGCGAAGGCATCCGCGTCCGTCCGGAGGTGATGATCCCGCTCGTTGGCTTCCCGAAGGAGCTCAAGCTCCAGATCGAGATCGTCAACCGCGTCGCCAAGGAAGTCATCAAGGAGAAGAAGGTGAAGTTCAAGTACCTCGTCGGTACGATGATCGAGGTTCCTCGCGCCGCCCTCGTGGCCGACAAGATCGCCGAGGACGCCGAGTTCTTCAGCTTCGGAACGAACGACCTCACCCAGACCACTCTGGGCATGAGCCGCGACGACTCCGGCAGCTTCATCCCGGCCTACACCGAGCACGAGATCATCGCCGCGAATCCCTTCGCGACGATCGACCAGGACGGCGTCGGCGAACTCATGAAGATCGCCCGTGACCGCGCCCGCAAGGTCCGCAAGGACATCAAGCTCGGCATCTGCGGTGAGCACGGCGGTGAACCAAAGAGCGTGGAGTTCTGCCACGCCCTGGGTCTCAACTACGTCAGCTGCTCGCCCTTCCGCGTGCCGATCGCTCGTCTCGCGGCTGCCCAGGCAGTCCTCAAGGAGAAGAAGTAA
- a CDS encoding helix-turn-helix transcriptional regulator: protein MRRLCHRELGLSPSRQLARLRIKRASALLQQTSDSVEAIASAVGYSDAFAFSTAFRRITGYSPRRFRQGVS from the coding sequence CTGCGGCGACTGTGCCACCGGGAACTCGGGCTCAGCCCGAGCCGCCAGCTGGCGCGGCTGCGAATTAAGCGCGCCTCTGCGCTTCTTCAGCAGACATCCGATTCCGTCGAAGCGATCGCGAGTGCTGTCGGCTATTCGGACGCGTTTGCGTTCTCGACAGCATTTCGGCGGATTACCGGTTACTCGCCTCGCAGGTTCCGCCAGGGCGTCTCTTAG
- a CDS encoding (Fe-S)-binding protein, whose translation MSDSLRSLNYLDLQQCMHCGMCLPTCPTYTETQNERNGPRGRISLMRAIADGRLDVTKTFGEEMYFCLGCLACETACPAGVQYGHLFETARAEIEHSAVLANPKRNAIRSTLLKGLFTRPRLLRFVGRLLWLYRASGAQAIFRGLKLNRLLPEKLRGLEAQTPVAQAKFSHELIPPVMGQGRKVALLTGCVQDIVLADVNRDTAEVLAANGCEVHTPPVQPCCGSLHAHNGEPDTARLLARRMLDLINPADYDAIITNAAGCGSHLKTYGRLLADDPAYRERAEAWSAKLKDVHEWLDLIGLRKPQSPENPCKVTYHEACHLCHGQKITKQPRSVLKAIPGLELTELGESTWCCGSAGIYNITQPEMSAKLLKRKVDHIGKTGADVVAAANPGCHLQIANGLREAGSDATVAHPISLLAQAYRTERDRSAAP comes from the coding sequence ATGTCGGACTCGCTTCGCTCCCTCAATTACCTCGACCTGCAGCAGTGTATGCACTGTGGCATGTGTCTTCCCACCTGCCCGACCTACACCGAGACTCAGAATGAGCGCAATGGCCCCCGCGGTCGTATCTCGCTGATGCGCGCCATTGCGGACGGACGGCTCGATGTGACAAAGACTTTCGGGGAGGAGATGTACTTTTGCCTCGGCTGCCTCGCCTGCGAAACCGCCTGCCCCGCCGGAGTGCAGTATGGGCATCTTTTCGAGACAGCCCGGGCCGAGATCGAGCACTCAGCCGTTCTCGCCAACCCGAAACGCAACGCCATTCGTTCCACCCTTCTCAAAGGGCTTTTCACCCGGCCCCGTCTGCTTCGCTTTGTGGGTCGTCTTTTGTGGCTCTATCGGGCATCTGGCGCGCAAGCCATCTTTCGAGGACTCAAGCTTAACCGCCTCCTGCCCGAAAAACTCCGTGGACTGGAGGCACAGACCCCCGTCGCGCAGGCGAAGTTTTCCCACGAGCTGATCCCGCCAGTGATGGGCCAGGGCCGCAAAGTGGCCCTCCTCACTGGCTGTGTGCAGGATATCGTACTCGCGGACGTGAATCGCGACACCGCCGAGGTGCTGGCCGCCAACGGCTGCGAGGTTCACACCCCGCCTGTGCAACCCTGCTGCGGCTCCCTCCACGCGCATAATGGCGAACCCGATACTGCTCGCCTTCTCGCCCGGCGAATGCTCGACCTGATCAATCCCGCCGACTACGATGCAATCATAACCAACGCGGCGGGCTGCGGTTCACACCTCAAGACCTATGGCCGCCTGCTCGCGGACGACCCGGCCTACCGGGAACGCGCGGAGGCCTGGTCCGCCAAGCTCAAGGACGTCCACGAGTGGCTCGACCTCATCGGCCTGCGCAAACCGCAGTCGCCGGAGAATCCCTGCAAGGTGACCTACCATGAGGCATGCCACCTCTGCCACGGCCAGAAAATCACGAAACAGCCTCGCTCCGTCCTCAAAGCCATCCCAGGCCTGGAGTTGACCGAACTCGGCGAATCGACGTGGTGCTGCGGCAGCGCGGGCATCTACAACATTACCCAGCCCGAGATGTCTGCCAAGCTCCTGAAACGGAAGGTCGATCACATCGGGAAGACCGGAGCCGACGTCGTCGCCGCCGCCAATCCGGGTTGCCATCTGCAAATCGCCAACGGCCTCCGCGAGGCAGGCAGCGATGCCACGGTGGCCCATCCCATTTCCCTCCTCGCTCAAGCCTACAGGACGGAAAGGGATCGGTCTGCAGCACCCTGA
- a CDS encoding DNA-binding protein, with protein sequence MDTILESRELQVERKHFFIEFRENERGRFLRITEEAHGRRNTVIIPSTGLADFERLLNEVLAVNA encoded by the coding sequence ATGGATACGATACTCGAGTCGCGCGAGCTTCAGGTAGAGCGCAAACATTTCTTCATAGAATTCCGTGAGAACGAACGTGGGCGCTTTCTTCGTATTACCGAAGAGGCCCATGGCCGCAGAAATACGGTGATCATCCCTAGCACAGGATTGGCAGACTTTGAGCGGCTCTTGAATGAGGTTCTCGCTGTAAACGCCTGA